The window AATCATCAGCACTAAGCGCCAGCCAGAAGGCCCTAAGCCTGGCTTCATGGTGGAAGGTGCTACACTTGTGACTGTCACACCCATTCCATATGATGTGGTCAACGACCTCAAGGGTGGCTATTAGTATCGAATCCTTGTTCCGATCCAAAGACTTGCTTTTCAGTCTTGTTAATTTTAGAGATTAATAATATCGAACCTAATGTATCTGAATGCTTGATTTCGCTCTTATTTTTGTTGATCATGGAAAGACTAGGGTTATTTGTTCTTCTTTATAATGATGTCATATGCTTCTTGCTTTAACCAAACATGCTCTTGAATCTCTGATAGTGTATGATACGATATTCCATTACGCAAGATggttttaacaaaatattttgatgattatttcaattaaaaaaattgtcagttaaaaagaaaaaaaaattgttaattaaaatgtttatatatatatatatataagccacAATTTTTATATGACACAATAACCTTAGCCACACGACGTACTTCAGCTGCCGCGGTGCGTGGCCGGGGAAGGAGGAGCGGGCCGAGAGATCGGCCATGGCTGCTGCGGCGCTCGTCTCTTTCCTCGGCGCAAACGCTGTTCCTCATCGCCTTCGCCACTTTACCCACTCCCCGCTTCCAACATCTCAATCTATCGGAAGATGGAGGGGCTCTTCCTCTTCTGTTTTTCCCTCTTCCCTGGTGCTGCGGTTTCGCTTGATCAGGAAACGGCGGCCCTGCTATATCCGCCTCTCAGCTGCCAACAAACCCTCTCCTTCAACAGAGATCAGGTAATTCTTAGATCCTCGTCTCTGTTTCGAGCAAATTATATCTGTAATTCTGGGACAAGAAAATTTAATAGGGCTTTTTACCCATGTTTCATGGAAAATTTTGTGGCGCGTTTTGTAACTCATTAGAAGATTTATTAAGTCGCTGTGAACTATTTGTAGTTCTACTTTCCGTTAGATTTTCATTCACGAATCTTAGTTGCTGCAAATGTCTTTTCTTTCCATTGTTGATTTCAATTAGTTCTATTTtccttgtatatatatatatttttatctctctGTGTACATATGAATTTCTACTCTGCAAAGTGTGCAAAGAATAATGGCTATTTATATAATTCATAAAGTAATGTCTCCTTGCGGTTAAATTTCATCTTTCTTTAATACAGTTCAACAGCAAAGATCAGAAGTGAAGTCCTCTCGCCTTTTCGTACGGTGCGGATGTTCTTCTATCTCGTGTTCATTGCGAGTGGTTCCTTAGGAGGACTGATCTCACTCGCGCAATTGGTTCCTGCTCTAGGCGATACATCAAGAGCAGCAAATCTCCCTGAGATGCTGAAGAGTTTTGGGATAGATCTTGGAGCTGTTCTATTCTTTGGATCTCTTTATACAAGAGAAAACAATGCTAAAAATGCTCAGATAGCAAAGTTATCTAGAGAGGAGAGCCTCTCAAAACTGAAGCTGCGGGTGGATGACAATAAAACCATCTCAATTGGTGATCTGAGGGGAGTTGCACGTCTGGTCATTCTTGCTGGTCCTGCCTCATACATTACTGACTCATTTTTGCGTAGTAAACCCTATGTCGAAGGACTGGTGGAACGAGGAGTTCTCATCGTACCTTTCGCTACAGATGGAAATGCACCCACATTTGAGTTTGAAGAGATTGGTGATGAGGATCAGAAGGTTGACGACAGAAAGAAGAGGCTTTGGCAGCTTACTCCTCTTTACACTTCTGAGTGGGCCAAGTAAGGGATAGTAATTGGAAGCTGAAGTTTTGGTTTTTCCAGAAAATTTGGCCTTAAGAAAGTTTGTgtatcctatacatgtttgtGTGCTAAGAATTGATCCTTCAGAGAATGAAACGTGTTTGTTGTGCTGCACCTTCACTTTTGAGTTCCAGGAACTAACCCTCCTTGTGCTTATCATGCAGATGGGTGGAGGAACAAAAGAAGCTGGCAAATGTCGAACTCGGGTCTCCAGTGTGAGTTTTCTAGTTTGTTTTATCTCTAACCAGTCTCTAGGAAATTGAGGAACATCTGTTTATGTGCCTTTATTTGTCTGTCTAGTCTTGCAAAGTTTCATTAACTACCATCATGAGTAAGCTTTTTTGTTCTTACTACTGATTGTGCAGCCTATACTTTTAACTTGGCCGAGTTCTGTCCTTAATCATTCAATTTGCAGTTATCTCTCTTTGCGAATGGATGGACGAGTTCGGGGTAGTGGTGTTGGCTACCCTCCTTGGAATGCTTTAGTTGCACAGTTGCCACCAGTGCAAGGGCTTTGGACAGGTCTTCTTGATGGCATGGATGGAAGAGTCCTTTAGATCTCATCCTCTCCTTACTGATGGTTAGTTAacctgcatcagttttcttttttccttcctCTGGAGATTTGCCTTCTTCTTGTCAGTGGAGTTCATGTTTATAATCTGATTATAAATGGTGACTGTTTAAGTATTCTCTCTGTCTTATGAATATGAAAGCTCACATTAAGAAACACAATTCAGAACCCAAAATTAATATAAATCGTGAAACAAGAAACTTGGTAGAGCAGCTTCACAATGCCTAATTGCAGGAAAAACATTGGTCTTTTTTTTTACTTGCTGTACAGACTGGATTTGTTAAAATCGAGTAAAACTATTTATATTGAGAAAGATTGAAAACAATGAAAACGCTTCCACAGAATCAAAAGAAAAGCCACACGCAATTAAAACTAACAAGAAAAACTAAAGTCGAGCATCTCCCTAAACAGTGTTTAGGGCATTTCGCGATCAAGTCAAACTGTGGCCTTGCTCTTTTAATAGAGATGGAAAGATTTAATAATGTTTGTTGATTGATTGCAGAAATGATGACGTGATGCATCAAATATTCAATGATCGTTAGATCCATTAATCCAACAGACATAAACAACTTGATGATTAGTATTGCTTATTTACAGTAGCGGCACATGAAATGAAGAGTTTGATATTTCCAGTAGCTGGTACAGAGACAATGTACAATCAACAGGCAATGTTCATCAAGGATCAGGTTTCCCAACCACTTGTTCATCACTAGAATCGTATTCATCTTCGCTCAGCTCTTCATCACTTGATTTCTCTCCCAGGGAAGCCTCTACATCTTCAGGCTTGGCGTATTTTTGACAGTATTCTGGATGATATTAAAAAGGGGAATCAGAAACTAAAGATGTAAAAGAAC is drawn from Zingiber officinale cultivar Zhangliang chromosome 1B, Zo_v1.1, whole genome shotgun sequence and contains these coding sequences:
- the LOC121978197 gene encoding protein LOW PSII ACCUMULATION 1, chloroplastic-like, whose translation is MAAAALVSFLGANAVPHRLRHFTHSPLPTSQSIGRWRGSSSSVFPSSLVLRFRLIRKRRPCYIRLSAANKPSPSTEISSTAKIRSEVLSPFRTVRMFFYLVFIASGSLGGLISLAQLVPALGDTSRAANLPEMLKSFGIDLGAVLFFGSLYTRENNAKNAQIAKLSREESLSKLKLRVDDNKTISIGDLRGVARLVILAGPASYITDSFLRSKPYVEGLVERGVLIVPFATDGNAPTFEFEEIGDEDQKVDDRKKRLWQLTPLYTSEWAKWVEEQKKLANVELGSPVYLSLRMDGRVRGSGVGYPPWNALVAQLPPVQGLWTGLLDGMDGRVL